Genomic DNA from Gossypium hirsutum isolate 1008001.06 chromosome A01, Gossypium_hirsutum_v2.1, whole genome shotgun sequence:
GGGTTGTTTATTGTGGAATGGAGGAGCACCACAATAGGATTGCATGTTAAAACACCGAGGCAACGCACCAAAATAGTTTTGACTTTCAGAACCACTTTGATTATCGAAACTATGATGGTTGATTGACATTAACTGACCCTGATCACCAGGTAATCCaaaaaaaatttcatcaaactTGTAGTAACATTTTTACCAGATGGCCAACATTGCCACACAACTAACATTGAGGCCGAGAGCGAGTAAACCTACCATAAGTACCTTTACTTTCTCTTTTGTGTTTAAACCCTTGATTGTAGTTTCTTGAATAACCACTAGAAGAATCTTGTTTCAAATGATTATCACTATCATCTTTCTGTCTATTTATCAAGTTAACCTGTATGGGTACATCGGTAACTATCTCCAGCTGTCTTGTTTCGCAATTGAGAAACATCTCAGTTAGCATGTCAAGAGACGTCTGAGTCAGTGATGCAACAACCTAAACAAATTCGAACTCAATCGAGAGAGCTGCCAAGATTATGCTAACCTATTCTTGATCAAATACCATGTTACCTACAGCAATCAAACTGTCACACATATTCTTTATCTTCAAAAGATATTTTTATAGTAAGTTGACCCTTTTCCTGATAATACAAGGCATGACGTAAGCTGGATATTTTGATACTAGACTTCATAGCAAACCTCCTTTTAATAGTCGACCACACCTCAAAACTAGTATGATAAACCAAAACCTTATCAGTGACAGTGGATAAAAGCCAGGAAGCCAAAAGTTTATCCTGTTGTCGATAGACCAGAAACTCAAAATCCTCAACTAATTGACCTTCATTAACCAAGAATTGGGAGGGAGTATTAACAGTGCCTAGGACATATCCTTGTAGATCATATCCTTCAAGTATCAAAAGAATCTAATGTTTCCAGAAGAGAAAATTATTCTCACCAAGTTTGATAGTGTCATGCTTGAGAAAATGTTGAATCTTCTTAGAGAAAACACAAGAAGTCAATCTTGACTCAGTATATGAAGGATGTGTCTAACCACCTGTGTTTGAAGAACATGCGAACTGTCAAACCTTGGAACCACCTCTAGAGCCATGAAAAACCTTCTCAAAACTAACTTCCTTCACCCAAAAAACCTAGCTCTTGATACcatattgaaagaaagaaagatctAGGTAAACCATCTTCATTGAATTAACTCTCATGTTAATACAACAATGCTAATCCATATTTAACACAGTAAATGACAACAACTAACAACCTTAACAGCCATCTTAACAGTTAACTATAACTAACAACCCTAACTGCTAACAACCTTAATAGCTTCTTTTCTTATCCCATAACAAGAAGTGTACAATATGTATagatttatgcttgttatatatatatgcaggAGTTCGTGAAGCCAGTGGTCGCTTACTAAGAAAAAACTAAGCAGCTCAATTTCCATTTCGAAGACTCTTCGTTTAAACCAAGAgatggagaagaaaagaaagataatCATATGAAGTTcctaaattgcaagaagcatgtATAATTCGAGTGGCACATTCATTCTTGGCCACGAATCAGATTTAGAAGTCAGCCAATTTTCTAAAGGTTAGTTAATTCTATTTAGTCTTCAGCTTGGTAATTTTGGATTTTGTTCCAATGCATGGTTTACATTGATGTGACTGCGTTGAGCTTACAACAAGAGAAGAGGCTGAAGCAAATGGGTGCAACAGTAAGGAATGGTTCAACATATAAAGGATGAAGATGAATGAGTAAAGACAAGCTTGCAAAGACTATAATGGTGTCAATAGAGCAACTAACTGAATTGGATTTCTCTCAAAAGAATGATGTTCGAAATATGGTCCGAGGCATTGGACTCAAAGCTCCATGTCCATCCCCTATGAATAGTGTATTACCATAATTGACTTTTTATGTTGTCAGATacaaaaattttaggaaaaatacAAAGTTTGGTTGACAAccataatgaaattaaaatacgTAACCACCAGCATAAACTTCAGTCTGGTCTAAGTCCAGTTGGATCCATAACTGTAGCCAGCCTCATGTCCAATGCTCAGTGGCATTAATAACATAACATGTAAATGATAATAATTCAGTGACAAAATCCCTCAAGAAGCAGAGTCAATGCCTTGTACATTGATCACCCTCCATGGCAGATCATATCTCATTGCTATAGATGACATTTCCGTAGCATCTGCTATTACAACGGGGAAACCAAAATGTAGAGTGAAAGCTAATAAGAGTATAGTACATCGCCAAGGAACCAGAAACGCCAATTACCTACTGAAACAATATCACTTTCCTTTCATTAAAACTGATTCTCTTAACATACCATTCTTAAGAGATTAAATTTAATGAACATTATTAGCATTACAATACAATAACAGGGATAGATCAAAGGTCGCACTTATACAACCACCGTACCAAAATCCCCTCTACAATGTCGGGTAAAATATAAAATCCTACATGTTGATCATCAGGACAGAATAAAAGGGCCTGGTTTTGCTTAATTTATCCATAATTTCAACTtaaaaacatggaaaaagaaAAGCAAGAAGGAACTAACATGCAGATACCGGGCAGAAACCACCTTCACACTGGCTTGAGCTCTGAGTCTAAATTTTCTCCATTCACTccctttatttatttcaaatgctTCACTTCTTCACTTTCAGCCAGCAGCATTCTCAATCggtcttcttttcttttcttttcgttttgttttgtttttttttttttattgcaaGTTCTTTTATAGATTATTAAAAAAGACGATCACCCCACATTGAGCTTTTGGCCTTGACCTCCAAAACTGAAGTACTATAGTTTTTGTAGGAAATATTTTGACAAATAATGATTAGAACTACCATTACTGAGATATCTAACTATCACCTGCGGCAGAAAAATGTGAAATCTGGTTGATTAACATGAAGAAGTCTCAACCAATTGTCAGCAGCCTGAAAGAGGCCGTTTGCCAAGTGACAATCAGTTGTTCCATTAGGTGTCCACAAGAAGCCCTTGAACTTGTATGACGCGAGACCAAAGACAGGCAATGACATCTTTGGAACATCATCCATGTCATTGGGACAAGTAATAAAAGGTGCCTGAGCACTTTCTCCACCTGAAATATGACAGGTTACATAAAAGCAACAGatgataaatctttaacaataGGAGATATGCTACCAAAAGTTATGCAAGCACCAACTGTCACTGATTAATGACAAGTCTGTAAAAACTAGGTTATGCAATCAGCAACAAAAAGTCACTACAAAAGACATTTttatccaccaaaaattttaacaaatgaacTAAAAGTCAGACTTAGGTAAAATAAAGCAAGATTCAGAGTAACTACTTTGATGTCAAACAAGGTAAAACTTTTTGaggaaaaatgatgaaaattagaAGATTTGACTATTAAAGAATTGCTTTATTATTTTTCCAGTACTTGAATAATAGACATATTAGGAGAGACCCTCTAGCACCATTTGGCAAAGTAATTCACAAAAGTTGATAGAAATGTAAATGATTCACAATAACAAATGAAAGCCAGAAAAGATCACTTAACAAGAAAACCTAGAATCACTCCGTAGTTCACACtcattgaaaatgaaaaaatttaaaatattctataTTACCTCCTATAGGTGTATGAAGATAATGGTAAGTCAGAAAGCAAGCATCTAAATCTTTTAATGTAGGTCCAGTAGGTATTCTGTAGATTGGATACCTACAAGAATCAGAGTATATGATATCAGTCAAGTACAAACTCATGTCTGGAAACAAATGTATTGTCAAAAAAGTAGATAATAATACCATGCAACAGAAATCCAGCTGGAAGATAGCAAATCACAGCTTTTTAGTGTCTTCAATTCAGGGAACTGGAAGGCCAGATCTGCAATCTGTTAGCACATATTAAGTTCAGGAGACAAGCATTGATCCTACTGTAAAAGGGAAAGAGGAGAGAAAAAGCGTAACACATATTAACCTTGTCAGCTAAAGGTTCTCGGCTATAAGGAGGGTCCCGTTCACAATACTCAAAAATCAAACAACTTTGAGAATTGACAAATTCAGCCTCATCACTAGACAAGTCTTCTTGAAGTATCTGCTGATCTCCCATGGATAGTCTATCCATCCTAAGAGACATCTCACTTGCCATGTAGTGATTTCTTGTTTCCCTCAAAACATTTGATCCTCTTTCAGGTTCACAATCACTACTACCATCACTGCTCGAGTCCCTAAAGTCGCTATCACTATCCTGAACTGGTTGCCTATGTCATAAACagaaacaataattattaaatataacacaAGATACTTTGTAGTCTGTACTACATTACTTGATGCAAGTGTCTAACAATGACAACTCTTAACAAACTACTGAGCCAAAAACAAATGGaagcaaccaaaaccaaaatcATTTGCTTAAACCAAATATATTTCTCAAAACAGAATAACAAATGGAGGCTAGAAGGGGAAAAGATATAACACAAAATACTTTGGATTATATTACTTGATACAAGCGCCAAACAGTAACAATTCCTAACAGACTTGCAAGAGCTATTAAGCTTGATCTAGGTTGTTACATATTCTTAGGcttgattttagaattttattttattttgtcctTATTTAGACTATATAGGCTTGTATATAAATACGCTAACTCTAAAGACAAAATATATGGATGTTCATCAGTCTTATTCTTTTGTCAGtctattcttttgttttttttttccattgaCATGGTAACAAAGCCACTTGGCTTAATTTAGTGAGTTTGATTTTCGTTGTTTGGTATTTTGTGGGTTACATTTTTAAAGTAGTTTTTTGGATACACTACCAGTACAGGGAGGTGCGCCACCGTCTCCATTGACAATCTGCAGTTTCCGGTGATTAGAGACCTTGTGCATGAGGCTCACCCACCACCTAAAGGTCTGCAGCCCTGCTTCACGTGCTTCCATCCCCATCGACTCTCTTGTCCAACCCTAGCCCAATGGTCAGTTGTTTGATCGGAGGAGGTTTCGTGGGTCGCTTGTTTATTTTTTGAGATTTAGCACTGTTTGATACTGTTCACGTTGGGTGGTGTCTAGGTACTGTTTCAACACTATTTGGGCACTATTTTGGACTGTTTGTAGTCTTCTTTTTGCGGGATTTGCTACTTCTCAGTCATATCATGAGTTATCGATTCAAGAGCTACAGATCATACAATAAGTAATCCCAACCTTTTTTCTACCTTTCGGTCACATAATTCACCTTTACTTTTCCTATTGCTGATGGATACACCTATAAAGTAGTTGGTTCTGCAGATATTAATCTAATTTCATTTATCACCTTATCATCAATATTAGATTTACCTAACCTCAACTTTAATTTAATCTCTGTTAGTGAACTTACCTGTGACCTAAATTTCTCAATCTTCTTACCCGTGAACTAAATTTCTCAATCTTGTTTTTTACCAATCATTATATTTTACAGGATCTTATGACAAACACACTATTGGTAAATGACTTATTTGATTGTCTTTATATTTTCAACTCGTGGGCTTCTCAATCCGTGGCTTGTCCTACTGATGCACAATGTCGATTTGGACATCCTTCTCTTTCTTTGTTGAAGAAGTTTAGTCCACAATTTTAAGACCTACCTTCGGTGGGTGAAGCATGCCACTTGGTGAAGCACCAATGGAGCTTCCCTTCAAGACTAAAAGCTAACAAACaagctagtttaatttttaggGACCATGTTCAATAGTACAAACTTGGATTTAAACATTTTGTTATGTTTGTGGACAATTATTCTCAAATGAcagatatattttatgaaaattttgatcaaatgcgctttctctttttttttctttttttctttttttgttccaAGATAAGAACTCAATTTGGTGTGTCTGTCCAGCTTTTGCAAAGCAATAATGCTAGAGAATACTTTTCCAACTTCTACAAGGCCTTTATGACCCAAAATGGGATTCTTCGTCAATCCTCTTATGTTGACACGCCATCTCAGAATGGAGTAGCTAAATGGAATAACATCTCCTTGAGACAACTAGAGCtcttttatttcaaacaaaagTTCCCAAACAATTTTAAGTTAATGCTGTTTCAACATCCTACTTTCTGCTCAATCGTATGTCTTCCTCCATACTTAATGATGATAACCCATACAATGTTCAATTTCCATCCAAATCATTATACACGGTGGAACTCAGAATTTTCACGTACACttgttttgttaaattcaaaatcCCTAAAGGGTGTATTTCTTAGATATTCTTGCCTTCACTAGTCGCTTAGTGGCCTTTACACCAATTAAATATAAAGAACGACTTTCTTCATAAGGATCTTTAAGAAAAAGTTTAAATAGCGCAACCACCTAGGTTTGTTGCTCAAGGGAAACATGGAAAGCTTTGTCATCTAAAAAATTTCTCTTT
This window encodes:
- the LOC107917900 gene encoding uncharacterized protein translates to MLGTGLGFGRVRGEDRFYNPAKARRSYQKQQTDQLRRAQSDYTVSQSNVTRDSEKGLGSTDPPKPVLVPVSEPVVSPLSNLERFLDSVIPSVPALYLSKRTMRGWRTYDGEFQPYFVLGDLWESFKEWSAYGAGVPLILNVCDSVVQYYVPYLSGIQIYADSVKLSAKSRQPVQDSDSDFRDSSSDGSSDCEPERGSNVLRETRNHYMASEMSLRMDRLSMGDQQILQEDLSSDEAEFVNSQSCLIFEYCERDPPYSREPLADKIADLAFQFPELKTLKSCDLLSSSWISVAWYPIYRIPTGPTLKDLDACFLTYHYLHTPIGGGESAQAPFITCPNDMDDVPKMSLPVFGLASYKFKGFLWTPNGTTDCHLANGLFQAADNWLRLLHVNQPDFTFFCRR